A single genomic interval of Psychroserpens sp. NJDZ02 harbors:
- a CDS encoding T9SS type B sorting domain-containing protein, with translation MKRILFLAILVCNYITTAQNEAANWYFGNNAGINFNTNTNTVTALADGLLSTEEGCTSISDSSGNLLFYTNGENVYDRQHNIMSNGTGLFGNQSSTQSAIIIPKPEDPNLYYIFTQDTNFQFNPDNGFNYSTVDMTLNGGFGAVTVKNQFLLNKASEKVTAVLKDCQSQNIWVVTYADSDALTNINAVDNNNNTFYAFEVSAASGVNSTPIVSTLPFSISERRGYLKFSPDGTKLACANVAEGLYLFDFDTTTGIVSNPQQINTTIAPPGKPQSPYGIEFSPDNQILYVTTYYETSTANFTNPSAQYGALVQYDLTAINISATEQVLDQRTMYRSALQLGPDGKIYRSLSATYDQGTPFLSVVNNPNNLGVASNYQHATINLNGRSSRQGLPPFIASFFSEKIDIIPTDTSNNINLPLCVGDDYTLIAEAISGATYTWTKDDIAIVTPAIPNELLITENGNYEVLINLNNGDCDTKEGQAIVTYFNIPVATQPNDLNICDDNNDLTTTFLLSSQDVAILNGQNPATYSVQYYLNQVDADLDQNQLADPYNNSNAQETIFARVFNSLNPDCFDTTTFNIAVFKTPTIDLLTDYSICDDTSDGDNTNGQTTIDLSYYNSQVYGSQDAMTYAISYHNSQVDANLGDNPLPNNYYNTTPFNETIFVRLENINNADCFDTQSFNININPAPLAFDDILFQCDQDGIPDGITTFNLNQITTSITNNAPNVTTIFYTTMANALSETTPIDSSAYNNVTNPQTIYALVTNAITSCKSISELILEVSTTQSNNYIAPPVCDELGSEDGINTFNLDDFSTEILSSLPAGITISYYETYNDALIEANPLPRLYDNTTAYSQTIYARAENDNACYGINEVLLTINPLPELPEDETIFYCLNEFPNTIQLTASTSSNSNYYYDWSTNETTASIAINTVGTYTVTATTVEGCSKTKTIIVEASNVATITDIEVVDGNLNNNLVTIIASGEGHYLFELINTENLSTGFQSSNVFTNVKPGIYSVNVKDVKNNCGTVDQLFSVVGFPLYFTPNNDGQNDFWQVYGVSNQFQPNSVIQIFDRYGKLLKEFTPSSTGWDGTFNGLPMPTNDYWFTVMLQDGRLYKNHFTLKR, from the coding sequence ATGAAAAGAATATTATTCCTTGCTATACTAGTTTGCAATTACATTACAACAGCTCAAAACGAAGCGGCCAATTGGTATTTTGGAAACAATGCGGGTATTAATTTTAACACCAATACAAATACTGTTACCGCTTTGGCGGATGGCTTACTATCCACAGAAGAAGGTTGTACAAGTATTTCTGATAGTTCTGGTAATTTATTATTTTACACTAACGGAGAAAATGTTTATGATAGACAGCATAATATTATGTCTAACGGCACCGGACTCTTCGGGAATCAATCTAGTACACAATCTGCAATAATTATACCCAAACCTGAAGATCCTAACCTCTATTATATCTTCACTCAAGACACTAATTTTCAATTCAATCCTGACAATGGTTTTAACTACTCAACGGTAGATATGACCTTAAATGGTGGTTTTGGTGCGGTTACTGTTAAAAATCAATTTTTATTAAATAAAGCCTCCGAAAAAGTAACTGCTGTTTTAAAAGATTGTCAATCTCAAAATATATGGGTCGTTACTTATGCCGATTCGGACGCACTTACAAATATTAATGCGGTAGACAACAATAATAATACTTTTTATGCTTTTGAAGTTAGCGCTGCTTCAGGTGTAAATTCAACTCCAATAGTATCTACCCTACCTTTTTCTATCTCGGAAAGAAGAGGTTATCTTAAATTTTCTCCTGACGGCACTAAACTAGCCTGTGCGAACGTCGCAGAAGGCCTTTACCTCTTTGATTTTGATACAACTACGGGAATAGTCAGTAATCCTCAACAAATTAATACTACAATTGCTCCTCCCGGAAAACCACAATCTCCTTATGGTATAGAGTTTTCTCCGGACAACCAAATCTTATACGTCACGACCTATTATGAAACTTCTACTGCAAATTTCACCAACCCTAGTGCACAATACGGTGCTTTAGTCCAATATGATTTAACAGCCATTAATATTAGTGCTACAGAACAGGTTTTAGACCAAAGAACGATGTACAGAAGCGCATTACAACTAGGCCCTGATGGTAAAATTTACAGATCATTAAGCGCCACTTATGATCAAGGAACTCCTTTTTTAAGTGTTGTAAACAATCCAAATAACTTAGGAGTAGCATCAAATTATCAACACGCTACCATAAACTTAAATGGACGATCCTCCAGACAAGGGCTACCTCCTTTTATAGCCTCTTTTTTCTCAGAAAAAATAGATATAATACCCACAGATACATCAAATAATATTAATCTCCCTTTATGTGTTGGTGACGATTATACTTTAATTGCCGAAGCTATTTCTGGCGCCACTTATACTTGGACTAAAGATGACATCGCAATCGTAACACCTGCAATTCCAAACGAATTGTTAATTACAGAAAATGGTAATTATGAGGTCTTAATCAATTTAAACAATGGCGATTGTGACACAAAAGAAGGTCAAGCCATTGTAACGTATTTTAATATACCGGTAGCTACACAACCAAATGACCTTAATATTTGTGATGATAATAATGACTTGACCACAACATTTCTCCTTTCTTCACAAGACGTAGCCATTTTAAATGGTCAAAATCCAGCGACTTACTCTGTTCAATATTATCTAAACCAAGTAGATGCCGATTTAGATCAAAACCAATTAGCTGACCCTTACAATAATAGCAATGCTCAAGAAACAATATTCGCTAGAGTTTTTAACAGTTTAAACCCAGATTGTTTTGACACCACTACTTTTAATATTGCTGTTTTTAAGACACCTACTATTGACCTTTTAACAGATTACAGTATTTGTGACGACACCTCAGATGGAGATAACACTAATGGCCAAACGACAATCGATCTATCATATTACAATAGCCAAGTTTACGGAAGTCAAGATGCAATGACCTATGCCATTTCTTATCATAATTCGCAAGTTGATGCGAATTTAGGAGACAATCCGCTACCTAATAACTATTATAATACCACACCATTTAACGAAACTATTTTTGTTCGACTAGAAAATATAAATAATGCAGATTGTTTTGATACCCAAAGTTTTAACATCAACATAAATCCAGCCCCTTTAGCTTTTGATGATATACTCTTTCAATGCGACCAAGATGGTATTCCTGATGGAATAACCACTTTCAATTTAAACCAAATCACCACAAGTATTACCAACAACGCTCCAAATGTAACGACCATTTTTTACACAACAATGGCCAATGCTTTATCAGAAACCACTCCAATAGACAGCAGCGCTTATAACAATGTAACAAACCCACAAACCATTTATGCTCTAGTTACTAATGCCATTACAAGTTGTAAATCAATTAGTGAATTAATATTAGAGGTAAGCACAACACAAAGTAATAACTATATAGCACCTCCCGTTTGTGATGAATTAGGATCCGAAGATGGTATAAACACTTTTAATTTAGACGATTTTTCTACAGAAATTTTAAGTAGTCTTCCTGCAGGAATTACTATTAGTTATTACGAAACTTATAATGACGCCTTAATAGAAGCTAATCCACTACCTAGATTATACGATAACACGACAGCATACAGTCAAACAATTTATGCTAGAGCAGAAAATGATAATGCTTGCTACGGAATTAATGAAGTCTTACTAACTATAAATCCATTACCCGAATTACCTGAAGACGAAACTATTTTTTATTGTTTAAATGAATTTCCTAATACAATACAATTAACAGCTTCAACATCATCAAATAGCAACTATTATTATGATTGGTCCACAAATGAGACTACAGCAAGTATTGCTATTAATACAGTAGGCACCTATACCGTAACAGCAACAACAGTTGAAGGCTGTTCAAAAACAAAAACTATTATTGTCGAAGCTTCAAACGTTGCAACAATTACAGATATTGAAGTTGTCGACGGAAATTTGAATAATAATTTAGTAACGATTATTGCTTCAGGAGAAGGACACTATCTTTTCGAATTAATTAATACCGAAAACCTGTCTACTGGCTTTCAATCTAGCAACGTATTTACAAACGTAAAACCCGGAATTTATTCAGTAAACGTTAAGGATGTAAAAAATAACTGTGGTACAGTTGATCAATTATTTTCTGTAGTAGGGTTTCCTTTGTATTTTACACCAAATAACGACGGTCAGAATGATTTTTGGCAAGTATATGGCGTATCTAATCAATTCCAACCAAATTCTGTCATCCAAATTTTTGATAGATACGGTAAATTGCTAAAAGAATTCACCCCTTCTAGTACAGGTTGGGATGGTACTTTTAATGGCTTACCAATGCCTACTAATGATTATTGGTTTACAGTTATGCTTCAAGACGGACGACTATATAAAAATCATTTCACTTTAAAACGATAG
- a CDS encoding gliding motility-associated C-terminal domain-containing protein: MKYLCYAFFIISFCFQNVNAQDITLFQQYNGRYDYIAIGNTLNQAENNLSQTFCEILPSSQANLNLPTNTSIIAAYLFWSGSGPGDTEVMLNTSIVTAEDTYTVDYNAGFNGILTYFASYANVTDQIITEGNVNYQFSGLDISDTLANTPGYCNNRTNYAGWSLYVIYEDSTLPLNQVNLFLGLEIINEEVQDKTIILENVNVLDNDNAKIGFLTWEGDNALNFGESLSINGNILSNPPLNSADNAFNGTNSFTNATNFYNVDLDVYNIENNIQIGDNQVTINLTTGAPDSNGIFRADLIIINNIITVLNSQLPDATIITNNYEVSCGSRAVTLDYSVFNNNSTDTLPANTPIAFFIDTVLVAQSQTINDIPIGGEENNQITIQIPNSISDAFTIQLAVDNDGLNNSIITETNEVNNNNFQAIQLLPFPETINLQPISECNKGYNQATFDLTEALPQINQNQYLSFSFYQTTEDIASGNTITNLTSYISSTTPQTIYITAFTELCYDLYMFDLVTENCPPYVPQGFSPNNDSINDYFNIQGLYSIFENHELLIYNRYGTLIFKGDNTTKWYGLINQGLNNHGKIVPVGTYFYVLNLKDPNYSVQTGWVYVNY; the protein is encoded by the coding sequence ATGAAATACCTATGTTATGCTTTTTTTATAATAAGTTTTTGCTTTCAAAATGTAAATGCTCAAGACATTACGCTCTTTCAGCAATACAATGGAAGATATGACTACATAGCAATTGGAAACACTTTAAATCAAGCAGAAAACAATTTATCACAAACTTTTTGCGAAATCCTCCCCTCTTCTCAAGCGAACTTAAACCTCCCAACAAATACATCGATAATAGCTGCTTACTTATTTTGGTCTGGCTCTGGTCCTGGAGATACCGAAGTCATGCTAAATACGTCTATAGTAACTGCTGAAGACACGTATACCGTGGACTACAATGCAGGATTTAATGGGATACTAACCTATTTTGCTAGTTATGCAAACGTCACTGATCAAATAATTACGGAAGGTAATGTGAATTATCAATTTTCGGGATTAGATATTTCTGATACTTTAGCAAACACACCTGGCTATTGTAATAATAGAACCAATTATGCCGGATGGAGTTTATATGTTATTTATGAAGACAGTACACTACCACTAAATCAAGTTAATCTATTTCTAGGTTTAGAAATAATAAATGAAGAAGTACAAGACAAAACCATTATTCTTGAAAACGTCAATGTATTAGATAATGACAATGCTAAAATTGGTTTTTTAACTTGGGAAGGAGACAATGCGCTTAACTTTGGAGAATCCTTGTCTATCAACGGAAATATTCTATCCAATCCTCCATTAAACTCAGCTGACAACGCTTTTAACGGAACCAATAGCTTTACTAATGCTACAAATTTTTACAATGTAGATTTAGATGTCTATAATATTGAAAACAATATTCAAATTGGAGACAATCAAGTCACTATTAACCTAACAACAGGAGCACCAGATAGTAATGGCATATTTAGAGCTGACTTAATTATTATTAATAATATTATAACAGTACTTAATAGCCAATTACCAGACGCCACTATAATTACAAATAACTATGAGGTTAGCTGTGGCAGTAGAGCTGTAACGCTTGATTACTCTGTTTTTAATAACAATAGCACAGACACGCTTCCTGCAAATACACCAATAGCCTTTTTTATTGATACTGTTTTGGTTGCCCAAAGTCAAACTATTAATGATATCCCTATTGGAGGTGAAGAAAACAATCAAATTACAATACAAATCCCTAATTCTATTTCTGACGCATTTACAATCCAACTTGCTGTTGACAATGATGGATTAAATAATAGTATCATAACAGAAACTAACGAAGTCAACAATAACAATTTCCAAGCAATACAATTACTCCCCTTTCCAGAAACTATAAACCTTCAACCAATTTCGGAATGCAATAAAGGCTATAACCAAGCCACTTTTGATTTAACGGAAGCATTACCTCAAATTAATCAAAATCAGTATTTAAGTTTTTCTTTCTATCAAACCACAGAAGACATAGCATCCGGTAATACAATAACAAACCTCACTTCTTATATATCCAGTACAACACCGCAAACCATTTACATAACAGCCTTTACAGAGCTATGCTATGACCTATATATGTTTGATCTAGTTACCGAAAACTGTCCACCTTATGTGCCACAAGGTTTTTCTCCTAATAACGATAGTATTAATGACTATTTTAATATTCAAGGATTGTATTCCATATTTGAAAACCACGAGTTATTAATCTACAATCGATATGGTACTCTAATTTTTAAAGGAGATAATACGACCAAATGGTATGGTCTAATTAACCAAGGTTTAAATAACCACGGAAAGATCGTTCCTGTAGGCACTTACTTTTATGTTTTAAATTTAAAAGACCCTAATTATAGTGTCCAAACAGGCTGGGTGTACGTAAACTATTAA
- a CDS encoding T9SS type B sorting domain-containing protein — MKLNLKLPIIVIIGTLTSVCFSQQVVIDDSFSAQQLVENNLVQGCVEVTNINTTVNGTINGFSSFGYFEKANSNFPFQNGIVLSTGQASSAGNTQNTNPLNEGTADWVTDPDLEAALGITNTLNATSIDFDFISTSNVVQFNYILASEEYFAEYPCLYSDGFAFLIKESGSSDPYQNIAIIPETNTPVNTNTIHDEIVGFCPEENNQYFEGYNVGDTNFNGRTTTLSASASITPNVQYHIKLIIADQTDRNFDSAVFIEGNSFTDSVDLGEDINTCDATVTLNADTNNPQASYIWSLNSTVIPNETNSTLVVDTDGNYTVSITVPLNMDSCTFEDSVNITLSTIQDGPALTAIDMCDDVSNDGEENFDLTIKIAEVEALLPNANYTISFHSTESQAQNNTNGITSFLSTTPTQTIYYSAENDATGCIYIGTFNLIINPFPTITAPSPLTVCTTGTPSINLTEKDDEITNTNPNYNINYHFNATDALNGDNPIDSPYVTSNSTETLHVSVVDITTGCRTTTTLDLQISSNPTINPDRQLLDACDQDGDGYDTFNLTENIDDVLQGLSDVTVTYHQTADEAFSGENAISDATNFPNSQEFIQIIFIRVEDNTTGCASVVPLELHTFLLESATEITDYYACDETPNDGIVDFDLLQIATAIINGVEDVTIDFYETEAEQLANLNPIDQNVLYVVDTTPKTLFIVLNSDSCSHNSSIQLIINDGFEIQTLTTQDYCDTDSDGFTSIDLTSYNDYVATGIPNGSVSYFETQADADSNLNALPPFYDNTSNPLTVYVRVQNQNNCTATSALTIQVLRAPESSNPDNIIICDDDQDGFSVVDLTVTIPQIVTDTTNRTFTFHTSQSDADTNTNPITNNTSYNANTQIVFCRIENTTTGCFSIENFIIFVNTLPIFEPITTLISCETDGNQIGEFLFSDKDAEILHGQTGKEVLYFTSQTDADSASNPIDKTVIFENTTDPQTIYVRVHNLTDVNCYATASFQIEVGSNPIYNSPTDIFVCDDVSNDGFDTFDLAEVSEQISLGSPETLSITYHLTLEDAEAQANPLPNSFTTTVNPQEIFVTVDNGTFCKGITSFEFNVIAVPATNTANALHVCDDDTDGVSTFDLTLSEVEVLSIRQDNTVVEYYTTSEDLQQSINIITTPENFTNTSNPQIVFIKVLNTVSNCYAEIPLELIVDVPPIITPNTIINLCEDTTFAYDLNEALPDLIDTTQSIETSFYTSQTDANTQQNAIDANYNYTIGNQTLFIRANFTGSTCYTIDTFVLNVNTTPTIGNLQDLQTCDNDYDTFAIFDLSQQNASVLGNQNANNYSISYFTSQNEAINNTNTIIDLSVDSENDTRYFVRIENNTTGCFNTSSFKTIVNRKPELDIPDQVLCVDDLPLLVSAETNVPTDTYSWSTNNTNSYIEVTEIGTYSVTVTTQFGCTTSATFTVSESEAATIEFTETVDFSNPNNVTVEISGIGNYLYQFDDNEPQESHIFNNVPIGPHVITVIDLNGCNSTSKDIVIIDVPKFVTPNGDGYFDTWHITGVNQLEGTLVTIYDRYGKLLKTLTHNAQGWNGRYNGNIMPASDYWFVADVKKGAIEFQVKGHFALRL; from the coding sequence ATGAAACTTAACCTAAAACTTCCAATTATAGTTATAATTGGCACACTAACTTCTGTGTGTTTTTCACAACAAGTAGTCATCGACGACTCCTTTTCTGCACAACAATTAGTAGAAAACAATTTAGTGCAAGGTTGCGTAGAAGTAACCAATATAAACACGACCGTAAATGGAACCATTAATGGGTTTTCAAGCTTTGGTTATTTTGAAAAAGCCAACTCAAACTTCCCTTTTCAAAACGGAATAGTATTATCGACAGGACAAGCTAGTTCTGCTGGAAATACACAAAATACAAATCCGCTTAACGAGGGTACCGCAGATTGGGTAACAGATCCAGATCTAGAAGCCGCATTAGGCATTACTAATACCTTAAATGCAACGTCTATCGATTTTGATTTTATTTCAACTTCAAATGTAGTCCAGTTTAATTACATCTTAGCCTCAGAAGAATATTTTGCAGAATACCCTTGTTTATATTCAGATGGATTTGCTTTTCTAATCAAAGAATCTGGTAGTAGTGATCCTTATCAAAACATAGCCATAATACCAGAAACCAATACACCTGTAAATACAAATACAATTCATGATGAGATAGTAGGCTTTTGCCCAGAGGAAAACAATCAATATTTTGAAGGATATAATGTTGGAGACACTAACTTTAATGGACGCACAACAACACTAAGCGCTTCGGCTTCCATTACTCCAAATGTACAATACCACATTAAATTAATAATTGCAGATCAAACGGATCGAAATTTTGATTCGGCTGTTTTTATCGAAGGTAATAGTTTTACAGATAGTGTAGATTTGGGTGAAGACATCAATACATGTGATGCCACAGTAACCCTAAATGCAGACACGAACAATCCACAAGCGTCTTATATATGGTCATTAAATAGTACCGTAATTCCTAACGAAACCAATAGCACTTTAGTTGTCGATACAGATGGAAACTATACTGTTAGTATCACAGTGCCACTAAATATGGATTCATGTACTTTTGAAGATTCTGTAAATATTACACTTAGTACAATACAAGATGGTCCTGCACTCACAGCTATCGACATGTGTGATGATGTCTCTAACGACGGAGAAGAAAATTTTGATTTAACTATTAAAATTGCTGAAGTCGAAGCCCTGTTACCAAATGCGAATTATACGATTAGTTTTCATTCTACGGAATCTCAAGCACAAAATAACACAAACGGAATCACTTCTTTTTTAAGTACAACACCCACTCAAACAATATACTACAGCGCGGAAAATGATGCAACCGGATGTATTTACATTGGCACATTTAATCTTATAATCAATCCGTTTCCAACGATAACAGCACCATCACCCTTAACTGTTTGTACTACAGGAACGCCAAGCATTAACTTAACTGAAAAAGATGATGAAATAACCAATACAAATCCTAATTATAATATCAATTATCATTTTAACGCAACTGACGCTTTAAATGGAGACAACCCTATAGATTCTCCTTACGTTACTTCCAATAGCACAGAGACATTACACGTTAGTGTTGTAGATATTACAACTGGATGTCGTACGACAACAACCTTAGATCTTCAAATTAGTTCTAATCCTACTATAAATCCAGACCGCCAACTACTAGACGCTTGCGATCAAGATGGGGATGGTTACGACACATTTAATTTAACTGAAAACATAGATGACGTTCTACAAGGTCTAAGTGATGTTACTGTAACATATCACCAAACAGCAGATGAAGCCTTTAGTGGAGAAAATGCTATTAGCGATGCTACAAACTTCCCTAACTCGCAAGAGTTTATTCAAATTATTTTTATAAGAGTCGAAGATAACACAACTGGCTGCGCTTCTGTCGTTCCCTTAGAACTTCATACTTTTTTATTAGAGTCCGCTACAGAAATCACCGATTACTATGCGTGTGATGAAACACCAAATGACGGTATCGTGGACTTTGATTTACTGCAAATTGCTACTGCCATTATTAATGGTGTCGAAGATGTCACTATAGATTTTTACGAAACAGAAGCAGAGCAATTGGCTAATCTTAATCCCATCGATCAAAATGTACTTTATGTTGTAGACACTACGCCTAAAACATTATTTATTGTTTTAAATAGCGATTCGTGTTCTCACAATTCTTCAATACAATTAATTATAAATGATGGCTTTGAAATTCAAACCCTAACCACTCAAGACTATTGTGATACGGACAGTGATGGTTTTACAAGCATTGATTTAACCAGTTATAACGACTACGTTGCCACCGGAATCCCAAATGGATCTGTCTCTTATTTTGAAACTCAAGCAGACGCCGATTCAAATTTAAACGCCCTACCTCCTTTTTATGATAATACTAGTAATCCTTTAACAGTTTACGTGCGCGTGCAAAACCAAAACAATTGTACCGCAACCTCAGCATTAACTATTCAGGTATTACGTGCTCCAGAAAGTTCTAACCCAGATAATATTATCATTTGTGATGATGATCAAGATGGTTTCTCTGTTGTAGATTTAACGGTTACAATACCTCAAATAGTTACCGACACCACTAATAGGACGTTTACTTTTCATACCTCCCAATCGGATGCCGATACAAACACAAACCCAATAACTAATAACACTAGTTATAATGCTAATACGCAAATAGTTTTTTGCAGAATAGAGAATACAACAACAGGTTGTTTTTCTATTGAAAATTTTATAATTTTTGTCAATACATTACCCATTTTTGAGCCGATTACCACTTTAATTAGCTGCGAAACGGATGGCAATCAAATTGGCGAATTCTTATTTTCTGATAAAGATGCTGAAATACTACATGGTCAAACAGGAAAAGAAGTGCTTTACTTTACTTCTCAAACCGATGCTGATTCCGCAAGCAACCCTATAGATAAAACCGTTATTTTTGAAAACACAACAGATCCACAAACCATTTATGTTCGTGTTCATAATTTGACAGATGTAAACTGTTATGCCACCGCTTCTTTTCAAATAGAAGTTGGCTCTAACCCAATTTACAACTCACCAACAGATATCTTTGTTTGTGACGACGTTAGTAATGATGGTTTTGACACTTTCGATTTAGCAGAAGTTTCAGAACAAATAAGCCTAGGTTCTCCAGAAACATTAAGCATTACTTATCATTTAACACTAGAAGATGCAGAGGCGCAAGCAAATCCGTTACCTAATAGTTTTACAACAACCGTAAATCCGCAAGAAATATTTGTTACAGTAGACAATGGTACTTTTTGTAAAGGCATTACTAGTTTTGAGTTTAACGTCATTGCTGTACCCGCAACCAATACAGCCAACGCTTTACATGTTTGTGATGATGATACTGATGGCGTTTCAACCTTTGATTTAACGCTTTCTGAAGTTGAAGTGCTTTCCATTAGACAAGATAATACCGTAGTAGAATATTACACGACATCAGAAGATTTACAACAAAGCATTAATATAATTACAACTCCGGAAAACTTTACTAATACTTCAAATCCACAAATAGTGTTTATCAAAGTTTTAAACACGGTCTCTAATTGTTATGCTGAAATTCCGTTAGAATTAATTGTCGACGTACCACCAATAATTACTCCAAATACAATTATAAACCTATGCGAAGACACCACCTTTGCTTATGATTTAAATGAAGCGTTGCCAGACTTAATAGACACAACACAATCTATTGAAACGTCTTTTTACACCTCGCAAACAGATGCTAACACTCAGCAAAATGCAATAGATGCAAATTACAATTACACTATTGGTAATCAAACCCTATTTATTAGAGCTAATTTTACTGGAAGCACCTGTTATACTATAGATACTTTTGTTCTAAATGTAAATACAACGCCAACTATCGGGAATTTACAAGACTTACAAACTTGTGATAACGATTATGACACCTTCGCTATATTTGATTTAAGCCAACAAAATGCTTCAGTATTAGGTAACCAAAACGCAAATAACTATAGTATTTCTTACTTTACGTCTCAAAATGAGGCCATAAACAATACCAACACCATAATTGATTTAAGTGTCGATTCTGAAAATGACACACGCTATTTTGTAAGAATAGAAAATAACACGACTGGTTGCTTTAACACCTCTAGTTTTAAAACAATAGTAAACAGAAAACCAGAATTAGATATTCCAGATCAAGTCCTTTGTGTAGATGATTTACCATTACTAGTTTCTGCAGAAACTAATGTACCAACAGACACTTATTCTTGGTCTACAAATAACACCAATAGCTATATAGAAGTTACTGAAATAGGCACCTATTCCGTAACTGTTACCACACAATTTGGATGTACAACCTCAGCAACCTTTACAGTCTCAGAATCTGAAGCAGCAACCATAGAATTCACTGAAACCGTCGATTTTTCAAACCCCAATAATGTCACTGTAGAAATTTCAGGAATTGGAAATTATCTATATCAATTTGACGATAACGAACCACAAGAGTCTCACATTTTTAATAATGTTCCCATTGGTCCTCATGTCATAACGGTTATCGATCTCAACGGGTGTAATTCAACCTCAAAAGACATAGTAATTATTGATGTTCCAAAATTCGTCACACCAAATGGCGATGGTTATTTTGATACATGGCACATTACTGGCGTTAATCAGCTTGAAGGTACTCTTGTAACTATTTACGATCGTTATGGTAAATTACTAAAAACATTAACCCACAACGCTCAAGGTTGGAATGGACGATATAATGGTAACATAATGCCAGCAAGTGACTATTGGTTTGTTGCAGACGTAAAAAAAGGAGCTATAGAGTTTCAAGTTAAAGGTCATTTTGCGCTTCGTCTTTAA